Part of the Zea mays cultivar B73 chromosome 4, Zm-B73-REFERENCE-NAM-5.0, whole genome shotgun sequence genome is shown below.
aaaaagaaacggaagGAGTACAACGAATACAGTTTACCACCACATTACCCTCAGAAGATGATTTTGTTGACACCATTCAATGACAGATTATTTGGTCCTACCCTTCAAAAGAAGCCATCCATGCTTCTACTCTAAGAAGCATCAAAACCTATAACAGAAAAAGAAACGGTTGCCACCAAGTCAGCTAGTTCCACGATCACGACTGTAGATATTTTTGTTTCTGCCCAAAATAGTATGTACAAATGGAACACTGCTCAACCTGCACATAAAGAACAAACGACCAAACAAGTTAGGAACAGTACAGAAACTGCTATCTATGACCTGCCACAACACCCAAACAAACCGAAGCCAAGCCCAGGAAAATAAACAAGCAAACCAAAGCAACACCTACTTCCTTGTAATTGCAAAACTATGAAGTTGTTTATGAAAATTGCCATTAAAAAGGTTCATTAATCAGTCCCAAAATCTTCAAAACGAACACCCTCAAATATTGTATCTAGCCGCATATTTCCTAATTCTGTTGTTAACAAGGAAACCATTAGGAAAAAAAATGAGCATTTCAGTACGGCATCAAGAGCAACGATGAGGGAAGGAAGAACAGTGATTAACCTGTATTTTCTCGAGCGCTAGACTCTGGGATGTTATTTGCATCGTAAGGGATGAAAGGGGACCCACCGTAATTCTCAAAAATTTCTGCACATGAAAGACAGAAGGTGCTTTATGTATCCATTACACAAAAAATGTATGAAGTAGCAGTAATGTTGAAAGGAAAAGGCAAATCTGTAGATCAGCAATATTTCATAGAAGTACCTGAGCTTTGGCTGAAACAATCTGTCCAATCCGAAAGGCTGAAATTACAAGGAATCTGGCTCAAGAAACCATACGAAGATGAACCTACTGGTTGTCCATTCAACTCAGAGCTGCTAAACGATCCACCTGATATATCTCCAAATGACTGCTCCAGGAACACGGTCTCATTGCCTAATCCAAAATCTGAGTTGCTTGAGTAGTCAGACTCTGTCTTTGTCGTTGTTCCATTGTGTCCATTAAACTGCCCAACTGTCGATTTGTGTGCTGCTAGAAGGCTTGATGAAGCATCCATGACACCAGGAAGGCCATGAGCAACTTTACCAGAATAGCTACACTGGTCATTGGATGGAGCACCATTTACTATACTACTAGAACCTCCATTACTCAACAAGTTATCTTGCATTGCAGTACTGGGGATAGTGTCTGGCAGAAATGGCATGGCTTGGTTCACTGAGACAGGCAGCAATGGACTATATTAGAACTTACTACTTCCATGGTTACATTTTGGCAGAAAGAGATTATTGTAAATATGTCAGTTAGCACAGATGTACAGCTGCTGAAGAAAAGAAGCTTACACATGTTAGTGTTTGAGCCATTAGGAGCAGTAGAAGGCATAGCAGGCATCCCATAATGATGATCTTTATTCATAATCTGATGCTGCTGCTCAAGAAGCTTATTGAAGGACACTATTTGATTCATAAGCATCAGCCTCGCATAGTATGCCTTAAAAAAATCACGGTTCTCTTCCTCGAGTCTCTGCCAGACTAAATCCAAAAACAAATAGACCATCCAGTTATTATGTTATAGTATGAGACGAAATTAATGTCTTTGAAAAGTTCCATCAATCAGAAAGACATATATTCACACCATCCCATTTccaaacaaaaataaaataaaataagagCGCGGTGCAAAGCCGCACTTTGGTGAATTGATTATAGAACAGAAATTGGCTGAGTCATGGTCTCAATTTTGCTGCTGATGAATCATTGATTCTAAGTCCATGACTGAGGACATACAAAATGATCCTTTTGTTTCTGGTTTACAGATCATGCATATTTGCCCCAAGCCTATAAAAGATTGGGGGTGATAAACTGATGGTCTAATAAAAACGAAAATAATGCATTATGAGATCTCATCAACAAAAAAATCAATTACACAAGTTAAGTTTTTGCCCCACTGAACAGTAATATTTATTCTCAGCCAATGAGACAAAAAAGGACTTCTTGAGTGAGATACCATCATCATGGCAATCAAGCTTAAAAAAAGCATATACACCACGCTAATGCAATAAACCATTGTTCCTCCAATTTCAAGGGAAGTTCGTGCTTAGTGAATTTACACTAGCAGAGCTCACAGTGTTGTAATCATGATGCATCATCATTTATAAAATCAAAATCTTGTATCAGCTTGTGAAACAAGCTAATGTGCAGATTGAACAGGGGGGAAGTCACTTGTGGTAATAGAAAAGCTGAAGAGGATTACCGATCTCAGTGAAACTAGGTTCTATTTTTGCCTGGAAAGATAGGGTGTCCACCACTTCTTTCTGGTTCATATATAGCTGAAGGCAACGCTCGATGAGGTTCTGGACCTGTAAAACAGGTTTTTTTTCCATGAGTTTAAGTACTGCTGCAAGAGAAAAGCGGCACAAAATCCTACCATGACAGACGAACAACTCAAACACAGCTAAAAGAACAAAAAACATATACAGTGGGCTTTTGCTAATTGAGCGTAGAATGTGATAATTGGGTGCGTGCAGGCACGTTTCAGGAACCATGAAAGGCGTATGTCTGTATGTGATAATGGCAGGAGCAAGATGAGAGTGAAACCAGAGGTTATGACATACGAGATACGACGCTGGCAAGAACGTGTCACCTAGCACGCAAGCAGAGCCCAGACGAGGGCATGCAACTGTTGCAAGAACATAACCATCTTGTAACCCTATCTCAACGAGGCCATCTAATTCTTATCGAGCCTATCAGGTATTCAGATTATCGGAAAGCAAGTAAAAAACAGGAAGGAGGGATAACGGGGGCGCTCACAAGCTGTATGTCCTCGCGCGAGACCTTGCGGACGTCCTCCTCTCCCGGCATACCTGACGCCCGCGCTCGTTCGTCCCCTGCCCTAACCAAATCTCCCTGCGAAACGACGCCAAGCCGAAGTTAGTTAAACAAGAGGGCGAAGTAAAAACGAAACGGCAGCCGCGGACGAATAAACGGAGCAGGAATCGTACGATCAAGCTGGCACGGGCGCGGGAAATCTCACCTGAGGCCTGAGCCGAGGGAAAGGGGAAGCGGGAGGAACACGAGAGAGGGAATGCCCGCGCAACAGCTTCCCGGGGTCTCCGGTCTCCATGACCATGAGGGCTGAGGCGGCGGGGAGGAGGAAGGAAGGCGACGGCTCCCGCGATCAGGTGGCGGGCACAAAACCCAAAAACCCAAGGAAGCAAAAGGTTGGCCGGCTTTTACAAAAGAGAAACGGGGAAGCGAAGACCCTCCTCGAGTGGATCGCGCGTTTTTCGTTCACACAGGGCCGGGTCGTCACTTGGGCCGTAACGGCAGCCTAAGCCCAACTTCTAAGCCCGCTTGCCCGCCCGCCTCAACTGCACTCGTCTCCCTTTGCTCTCCGGACTCTCGAAGAGAAGCTCTGCAGTCTGCACCGCATCGACCATCGCCGGTAAGCAACAAGAGAGCCCCACCGATGGCGGAGGAAGCTGCATCCCTGgaggcgccgccgccgctccacAATCCCTCACTGCGAAAATCCTCCCTTGACGATGAGACCCGCGCCCTCGTCGTCCCCGACGCCGCCGCCCTCCCGGCGTCTCCCCCCTCCGCCGTCGAGGCTAACTTCGCGCGCTACTTCGTCGCAGGTAAAAAGACCCGGGCTTTTGTCATAGCCACCGGATTAGAGTAGAGGAAGCTTTGAGCCTTTCTTGGGTTCGAGGTGCAAACGCTTGACCCCTCTTAGAGAGAGTGGATTTCGTAAGGCTATGGAAGCTCAGGGATCTCATCTCGAGACTCGAGGAGCTTACTTCTTTACAGTATTGTCTTTTGAGCCAAGTGTTTAGCAATCTCACGTATGATTGAGTAGGGAAAATAATTCGTTGTATTCATATTCCGGACGTACTGTGCATTGATTATTTGAAACCGCCCTGCTGGATACATCGGCGCTCATGTCATTTTTCTAAGTGTATTCTTGAAAAAATTGTTGTTTCATTTTTTGTTGTAATTAGGGTTACATATCTTCACCTCAATGTTAAGCAAATGTAAAATGAATTAAGCACTCCTTGATTTGTTGGGTGTACATTTCTTTACTCGATCACTGTGGGAGTGTCAGTAACTCAGTATCAGCATTCAACTTTTATTTTTTCCTGGCCCATTGACCCATTCCAACTTCCAGGTAGGATGTAAAAGATCCTGGATTCCGTTGCTGGAAATTTTATTTTCAGCCTACTGTGTCTGCAAATGTGCAGCGTGGTTCTCGAGTATTAGTGATTTAACATACTAGAATGTTTGACAAGTTTATGCTGTTATATGTTGAGCCAGGGGAAGAAAATGTTTCTACTGGTTTCTAGACGTCTGCCTCAAGACTCTAATTCCACTGTACTGCTTTATTGAGCAGATTTTCTGAATCCAGGGTATGATCAGTATGTGTATCG
Proteins encoded:
- the LOC100282328 gene encoding plant-specific domain TIGR01589 family protein (The RefSeq protein has 10 substitutions compared to this genomic sequence), with amino-acid sequence MVMETGDPGKLLRGHSLSRVPPASPFPRLRPQGDLVRAGDERARASGMPGEEDVRKVSREDIQLVQNLIERCLQLYMNQKEVVDTLSFQAKIEPSFTEIVWQRLEEENRDFFKAYYARLMLMNQIVSFNKLLEQQHQIMNKDHHYGMPAMPSTAPNGSNSNMLNQAVPFLPDTIPSTAMQDNLWSNGSSSSIVNGAPSDDQCGYSGKVAHGLPGVMDASSSLLAAHKSTVGQFNGHDGTTTKTESDYSSNSDFGFGNETVFLEQSVGDISGGSFSSSELNGQPVGSSSYGFLSQIPCNFSLSDWTDCFSQSSEIFENYGGSPFIPSDANNIPESSARENTG